In Shinella sp. XGS7, a single genomic region encodes these proteins:
- the lptE gene encoding LPS assembly lipoprotein LptE: MTARRRTLLLAALPLGLAACGFAPRREPELRFRSLGLQGFKPGSPLAAELRRQLLSRTPVQVPEDFNRAELVLEARRDDRDKRVVVSTSAGQVREWELRLSVDYLLRTAAGEILLPPTELRLTREMNYTETNALAKEQEEAQLFRAMQSDAVAQIMRRLATVRIPG, from the coding sequence ATGACAGCCCGCCGCCGCACCCTGCTGCTCGCCGCCCTGCCCCTGGGGCTTGCCGCCTGCGGCTTCGCGCCGCGGCGCGAACCGGAGCTGCGCTTTCGCAGCCTGGGCCTGCAGGGCTTCAAGCCCGGCTCGCCCCTGGCGGCCGAGCTGCGGCGCCAGCTGCTGAGCCGCACCCCGGTGCAGGTCCCGGAAGACTTCAACCGCGCGGAGCTGGTGCTGGAGGCGCGGCGCGACGACCGCGACAAGCGCGTGGTCGTGTCCACCAGCGCCGGTCAGGTGCGCGAATGGGAGCTGCGCCTGAGCGTGGACTACCTGCTGCGCACGGCGGCCGGCGAGATCCTGCTGCCGCCCACCGAGCTGCGCCTGACCCGCGAGATGAACTACACCGAGACCAACGCCCTGGCCAAGGAGCAGGAGGAGGCCCAGCTCTTCCGCGCCATGCAGTCGGACGCGGTGGCGCAGATCATGCGCCGCCTGGCCACGGTCCGCATTCCCGGCTGA
- the holA gene encoding DNA polymerase III subunit delta encodes MQIRPDALAAQLAKGLKPLYTVYGDEPLLAQEACDAIRAAARAQGYGERKVFTVSGAYFDWGPVLGAAQALSLFAERQFIEIRIPSGKPGKDGSEALQRYCEALPEDVVTLVTLPRLDKTQLNGAWFGALDGHGLTVRVDPVERRALPQWIAQRLAAQGQPVAEGEEGQRALAFFADRVEGNLLAAHQELQKLALLHPQGPLAFEQIEQAVLNVARYDVFKLSEAVLAGQLTRVLRMLEGLRAEGEAAVLVHWTLAEDVRALKRVREAVEAGKPLPMALREGRIWGAKEKLFERIVPGLRLAQLTPLVEAAQICDGIVKGLRHPGWPLEPWDALERLALMLIEVAAAPRAPKLALRP; translated from the coding sequence GTGCAAATCCGCCCCGACGCGCTCGCCGCCCAGCTGGCCAAGGGCCTCAAGCCGCTCTACACGGTCTATGGGGACGAACCCCTGCTGGCCCAGGAGGCCTGCGACGCCATCCGTGCCGCGGCCCGCGCCCAGGGCTATGGCGAGCGCAAGGTCTTCACCGTCAGCGGCGCCTATTTCGACTGGGGCCCGGTGCTGGGCGCGGCCCAGGCCCTGAGCCTGTTTGCCGAACGCCAGTTCATCGAGATCCGCATCCCCTCGGGCAAGCCCGGCAAGGACGGCTCCGAGGCCCTGCAGCGCTACTGCGAGGCCCTGCCCGAGGACGTGGTCACCCTGGTCACCCTGCCGCGCCTGGACAAGACCCAGCTCAACGGCGCCTGGTTCGGCGCCCTGGACGGCCATGGCCTCACCGTGCGCGTGGATCCGGTGGAGCGCCGCGCCCTGCCGCAATGGATCGCCCAGCGCCTGGCGGCCCAGGGCCAGCCCGTGGCCGAGGGTGAGGAGGGCCAGCGCGCCCTGGCCTTCTTTGCCGACCGGGTGGAGGGCAATCTGCTGGCCGCCCACCAGGAGCTGCAGAAGCTCGCCCTGCTGCACCCCCAGGGCCCGCTGGCCTTCGAACAGATCGAGCAGGCCGTGCTGAACGTGGCGCGCTACGACGTGTTCAAGCTCAGCGAGGCCGTGCTGGCCGGCCAGCTCACCCGGGTGCTGCGCATGCTGGAAGGCCTGCGCGCCGAGGGCGAGGCCGCCGTGCTGGTGCACTGGACCCTGGCCGAGGATGTGCGTGCGCTCAAGCGCGTGCGCGAGGCCGTGGAGGCCGGCAAGCCCCTGCCCATGGCCCTGCGCGAGGGCCGCATCTGGGGTGCCAAGGAAAAGCTCTTCGAGCGCATCGTGCCGGGCCTGCGCCTGGCCCAGCTCACGCCCCTGGTGGAGGCGGCCCAGATCTGCGACGGCATCGTCAAGGGCCTGCGCCACCCCGGCTGGCCCTTGGAGCCCTGGGACGCCCTGGAACGCCTGGCCCTGATGCTGATCGAGGTGGCCGCCGCCCCGCGCGCGCCCAAGCTGGCCCTGCGGCCCTGA
- a CDS encoding methylamine utilization protein, translating into MKHPLQIRAAIVLLGLALATPWAQALPWTLRIQGVDGAPLADAAVAVEARGLPARAAAGTQADMAQRERQFQPLLLVVQTGTAVNFPNFDTVRHHVYSFSPVKTFDIKLYTGTPAEPVIFDKPGVAALGCNIHDKMSAHIVVVDTPLFGKTDAQGQLRLDLPAGEHRLRVWHPSLGKPLMQTLRLVVPAAGTAGSSTHRLD; encoded by the coding sequence ATGAAGCACCCGCTCCAGATCCGTGCTGCCATCGTCTTGCTGGGCCTGGCCCTGGCAACCCCGTGGGCCCAGGCCCTGCCCTGGACCCTGCGCATCCAGGGTGTGGATGGCGCGCCCCTGGCCGACGCTGCGGTGGCCGTGGAAGCGCGCGGCCTGCCCGCCCGGGCCGCGGCCGGCACCCAGGCCGATATGGCCCAGCGCGAGCGCCAGTTCCAGCCCCTGCTGCTGGTGGTGCAGACCGGCACCGCGGTGAACTTCCCGAATTTCGACACGGTGCGCCACCATGTCTACTCCTTCTCGCCGGTCAAGACCTTCGACATCAAGCTCTACACCGGCACCCCGGCCGAACCCGTGATCTTCGACAAGCCCGGCGTCGCCGCCCTGGGCTGCAATATCCACGACAAGATGAGCGCCCATATCGTGGTGGTGGACACGCCCCTGTTTGGCAAGACCGACGCCCAGGGCCAGCTGCGCCTGGACCTGCCCGCCGGTGAGCACCGCCTGCGCGTCTGGCACCCCAGCCTGGGCAAGCCCCTGATGCAGACCCTGCGCCTGGTGGTGCCCGCGGCCGGTACGGCCGGCAGCTCCACCCACCGTCTGGACTGA
- a CDS encoding bifunctional diguanylate cyclase/phosphodiesterase, whose product MAALRFLPSFLDLRRLEGRIVALFLALLLVVQLASFAMIRQGINRNADAAIAAELRTGERVFMRLMQQQADKRQDAAELLAKDYGFKEAIGLPLAEAGTVETIRDALLNQGERIGASVVVYADNEQRLVAATRADAQRFMGLLRERGEAQPGAGKAADNSMRLALLDQQDAYQVVAAPVRTPAPVGWVLMGFALDGTPLSDLRNLSDLDGLLVLRQGTGAWRPLVSPLPIESVQALSPQLPAQAGMFEAELDGEHLRGRLQPLLQQGDTQLALVLLRSFDAAIAPYRQLQLTLLGVAVFALGSVLTARRISGPLRALAAAARRLGRGDYETPVAAPARRDVAEVRELAHAVETMRTDIRAREEEVHRLAFWDPLTGLPNREQFSQRLSARLAEAGERPCAVLMLDLDRFKHVNDVLGHAFGDRLLCSVAARLQALQSGEGVLLARLGGDEFALLLDGADEGAALALAARIHQDFVTPLRIEDQTVDLGTGIGIALAPSQGRETRSLLARAELAMYAAKRRQSGSMVYESALDAGSQEALSLLSELRRAIEREELRLFLQPKVDFKTGQVHSAEALVRWEHPERGLVPPMQFIPFAEQTGFIRQLTAWVIEASARCAREAQARGLDLRISVNLSTRDLLDQDLPAKIEALLGRHGATPAMQCLEITESAIMDDPQRALQTLERLSEMGFRLSIDDFGTGYSSLAYLKRLPVNELKIDRSFVMAMERDMDDAKIVRSTIELAHNLGLSVVAEGVETGKAWKLLEALGCDEGQGYFIGRPVPAAQLLDWLPSWRAPDLSGESLETVFAGLG is encoded by the coding sequence ATGGCCGCCTTGCGTTTCCTGCCCTCCTTCCTCGATCTGCGCCGGCTCGAGGGCCGCATCGTCGCCCTCTTCCTGGCCCTGCTGCTGGTGGTGCAGCTGGCCAGCTTCGCCATGATCCGCCAGGGCATCAACCGCAATGCCGATGCCGCCATCGCGGCCGAGCTGCGCACCGGCGAGCGCGTCTTCATGCGCCTGATGCAGCAGCAGGCCGACAAGCGCCAGGACGCCGCCGAGCTGCTGGCCAAGGACTACGGCTTCAAGGAGGCCATCGGCCTGCCCCTGGCCGAGGCCGGCACGGTGGAGACCATCCGCGACGCCCTGCTCAACCAGGGCGAGCGCATCGGCGCCAGCGTGGTGGTGTATGCCGACAACGAGCAGCGCCTGGTGGCCGCCACCCGGGCCGATGCCCAGCGCTTCATGGGCCTGCTGCGCGAGCGCGGCGAGGCCCAGCCCGGCGCGGGCAAGGCCGCTGACAACAGCATGCGCCTGGCCCTGCTGGACCAGCAGGACGCCTACCAGGTGGTGGCCGCGCCGGTGCGCACCCCGGCCCCGGTGGGCTGGGTGCTGATGGGCTTTGCCCTGGACGGCACGCCACTGAGCGATCTGCGCAACCTCTCCGATCTGGATGGCCTGCTGGTGCTGCGTCAGGGCACGGGCGCCTGGCGGCCGCTGGTGAGCCCCCTGCCCATCGAGTCCGTCCAGGCCCTGAGCCCCCAGCTCCCGGCCCAGGCCGGCATGTTCGAGGCCGAGCTGGACGGCGAGCATCTGCGCGGCCGTCTCCAGCCCCTGCTGCAGCAGGGCGACACCCAGCTGGCCCTGGTGCTGCTGCGCTCCTTCGACGCCGCCATCGCCCCCTACCGCCAGCTCCAGCTCACCCTGCTGGGCGTGGCCGTGTTCGCCCTGGGCAGCGTGCTGACGGCACGGCGCATCAGCGGCCCGCTGCGCGCCCTGGCCGCCGCGGCGCGGCGCCTGGGCCGTGGCGACTACGAGACCCCGGTGGCCGCGCCCGCGCGCCGCGATGTGGCCGAGGTGCGCGAGCTCGCCCATGCGGTGGAGACCATGCGCACCGACATCCGCGCCCGCGAGGAAGAGGTGCACCGCCTGGCCTTCTGGGACCCGCTCACCGGCCTGCCCAACCGCGAGCAGTTCAGCCAGCGCCTGAGCGCCCGCCTGGCCGAGGCCGGCGAGCGCCCCTGCGCCGTGCTGATGCTGGACCTGGACCGCTTCAAGCACGTCAACGATGTGCTGGGCCATGCCTTTGGCGACCGCTTGCTGTGCAGCGTGGCCGCACGCCTGCAGGCCCTGCAGAGCGGCGAGGGCGTGCTGCTGGCGCGCCTGGGCGGGGACGAGTTCGCCCTGCTGCTGGACGGCGCCGACGAGGGCGCCGCCCTGGCCCTGGCGGCGCGCATCCACCAGGACTTCGTGACCCCGCTGCGCATCGAGGACCAGACGGTGGACCTGGGCACCGGCATCGGCATCGCCCTGGCGCCGTCCCAGGGCCGCGAGACCCGCAGCCTGCTGGCACGCGCCGAGCTGGCCATGTATGCCGCCAAGCGCCGCCAGAGCGGCAGCATGGTCTACGAGAGCGCGCTGGACGCCGGCAGCCAGGAGGCCCTGTCCCTGCTCAGCGAGCTGCGCCGCGCCATCGAGCGCGAGGAGCTGCGACTCTTCCTGCAACCCAAGGTGGACTTCAAGACCGGCCAGGTGCACAGCGCCGAGGCCCTGGTGCGCTGGGAGCATCCCGAGCGCGGCCTGGTGCCGCCCATGCAGTTCATCCCCTTTGCCGAGCAGACCGGCTTCATCCGCCAGCTCACGGCCTGGGTGATCGAGGCTTCGGCGCGCTGCGCCCGCGAGGCCCAGGCCCGCGGCCTGGATCTGCGCATCAGCGTCAACCTCTCCACCCGCGACCTGCTGGACCAGGACCTGCCCGCCAAGATCGAGGCCCTGCTGGGCCGCCACGGCGCCACGCCGGCCATGCAATGCCTGGAGATCACCGAGAGCGCCATCATGGACGATCCGCAGCGCGCGCTGCAGACCCTGGAGCGGCTCTCGGAGATGGGCTTTCGCCTCTCCATCGACGACTTCGGCACCGGCTACTCCTCCCTGGCCTATCTCAAGCGCCTGCCGGTGAACGAGCTCAAGATCGACCGCAGCTTCGTGATGGCCATGGAGCGCGATATGGACGATGCCAAGATCGTGCGCTCCACCATCGAGCTGGCGCACAACCTGGGCCTGTCCGTGGTGGCTGAGGGCGTGGAGACCGGCAAGGCCTGGAAGCTGCTCGAGGCCCTGGGCTGCGACGAGGGCCAGGGCTATTTCATCGGCCGCCCCGTGCCCGCCGCCCAGCTGCTGGACTGGCTGCCCAGCTGGCGCGCGCCTGACCTCAGTGGCGAGTCGCTGGAAACCGTGTTCGCCGGCCTGGGCTGA
- a CDS encoding ATP-binding protein produces MFASEAAVQALEARYQAAPEPALALELAWALRQRDTARALQLLRSVPPSPRLWLTEAECVLLLGRLEEAEGLLRRAEQGFEAAGDALGLADAQWLRYYLAADRGDTPALHRALEQAIALAGRGGDARRRLLFEASLARAEVLSERSAAQERWAERLPAAEEADPLCAAALNDFRGLLAGLGGQFLESIEALSAAYNQALQSGQLRRAIALATNLGFTFTRMHDYESAIAWLKRALELARSVRWPGLISLCLAHTGEALRRLGQLGEARELLQECLQLQAAHPQARTMALGRQCLADVTMDLGDAQAALAGFEQLAQEAEAGAWADLQIQAARGRARALLGLDRAEAAAAAVQDALGLAQTQHEQGLAPELRGQLGEIQLRQGRAGAALMSYRQALAEAEALPGYRLPPALLDGAARAHAALGQYEAAFELSRRAGELREQGFSEDARQRSRAMHTHHQIERARAESEHLRRLAASEAARFEALKDANAVLQHLSDVGQEITAELQVDRVLEVLERRVHALLHANCMMVYLLDPSGARLDCEFGIEDEQPFHDPPIALDAPDSYVARCARERREFLLDGTDALCRAGQVAGTPQPRSLAFMPLMVAQRLVGVLSLQSPRSAAYGERELLVLRSLAAYAAIALENAHAYQRLSALQRQLLAQEKLAALGSLVAGVAHELNTPIGNSLLAAGTLLGATRQLAQRVEGGTPLRRSDLQNYARDSLSGLELIERSMHSAAGLVDNFKQVAQDRDSQQRREFALAELVAQGLRSQAAQAARAGHELRLEIDAGLRLDSYPGPLGQALEILVGNALLHGLEAGRPGVVSVVAAPLDAQHCRLEVRDNGRGMSEAVLERIFDPFFSTRFGQGGNGLGLAICHTIVHAVLGGEIHAHSSPGRGSRFILELPLRAP; encoded by the coding sequence ATGTTTGCCTCCGAGGCGGCCGTGCAGGCCCTGGAGGCGCGCTACCAGGCGGCGCCCGAGCCGGCCCTGGCCCTGGAGCTGGCCTGGGCCCTGCGCCAGCGCGACACGGCGCGCGCCCTGCAGCTGCTGCGCAGCGTGCCGCCCTCGCCGCGCCTGTGGCTGACCGAAGCCGAGTGCGTGCTGCTGCTGGGCCGGCTGGAGGAGGCCGAGGGCCTGCTGCGGCGGGCCGAGCAGGGTTTCGAGGCCGCGGGGGATGCCCTGGGCCTGGCCGATGCGCAGTGGCTGCGCTACTACCTGGCGGCCGACCGGGGCGATACCCCGGCCCTGCACCGGGCGCTGGAGCAGGCCATAGCCCTGGCCGGTCGTGGCGGCGATGCGCGCCGCCGCCTGCTCTTCGAGGCCAGCCTGGCCCGGGCCGAGGTGCTCAGCGAACGCAGCGCGGCCCAGGAGCGCTGGGCTGAGCGCCTGCCCGCGGCCGAGGAGGCCGACCCCCTGTGCGCCGCGGCGCTGAACGACTTCCGCGGCCTGCTGGCCGGCCTGGGCGGGCAGTTTCTGGAGTCCATCGAGGCCCTCTCCGCCGCCTACAACCAGGCCCTGCAGAGCGGCCAGCTGCGCCGCGCCATCGCCCTGGCCACCAATCTGGGTTTCACCTTCACCCGGATGCATGACTACGAGAGCGCCATCGCCTGGCTCAAGCGGGCGCTGGAGCTGGCGCGCTCGGTGCGCTGGCCGGGCCTGATCAGCCTGTGCCTGGCCCATACCGGCGAGGCCCTGCGGCGCCTGGGTCAGCTGGGCGAGGCGCGCGAGCTGCTGCAGGAATGCCTGCAGCTGCAGGCCGCCCATCCCCAGGCCCGCACCATGGCCCTGGGCCGCCAGTGCCTGGCCGATGTGACCATGGATCTGGGCGATGCCCAGGCGGCGCTGGCCGGCTTCGAGCAGCTGGCGCAGGAGGCCGAGGCCGGTGCCTGGGCCGATCTGCAGATCCAGGCGGCGCGGGGGCGCGCGCGCGCCCTGCTGGGCCTGGACCGTGCCGAGGCCGCCGCCGCCGCGGTGCAGGACGCTCTGGGCCTGGCCCAGACCCAGCATGAGCAGGGCCTGGCCCCCGAGCTGCGTGGCCAGCTGGGCGAGATCCAGCTGCGCCAGGGCCGGGCCGGTGCCGCCCTGATGAGCTATCGCCAGGCCCTGGCGGAGGCCGAGGCCCTGCCCGGCTACCGCCTGCCGCCGGCCCTGCTGGACGGCGCGGCGCGGGCCCATGCGGCGCTGGGCCAGTACGAGGCGGCCTTCGAGCTTTCGCGCCGCGCCGGCGAGCTGCGCGAGCAGGGCTTCAGCGAGGACGCGCGCCAGCGCTCGCGCGCCATGCACACCCACCACCAGATCGAGCGGGCGCGCGCCGAGAGCGAGCATCTGCGCCGCCTGGCGGCTTCGGAGGCGGCGCGCTTCGAGGCGCTCAAGGACGCGAACGCCGTGCTCCAGCATCTCAGCGATGTGGGCCAGGAGATCACGGCCGAGCTGCAGGTGGACCGGGTGCTGGAGGTGCTGGAGCGACGCGTCCACGCCCTGCTGCATGCCAACTGCATGATGGTCTATCTGCTGGATCCGAGCGGCGCCCGCCTGGACTGCGAGTTCGGCATCGAGGACGAGCAGCCCTTCCATGACCCGCCCATTGCCCTGGACGCGCCCGACTCCTATGTGGCCCGCTGCGCCCGCGAGCGCCGCGAGTTCCTGCTGGACGGGACCGACGCCCTGTGCCGCGCCGGCCAGGTGGCGGGCACGCCCCAGCCCCGCAGCCTGGCCTTCATGCCCCTGATGGTGGCGCAGCGCCTGGTGGGCGTGCTCAGCCTGCAGTCGCCGCGCAGCGCCGCCTATGGCGAGCGCGAGCTGCTGGTGCTGCGCAGCCTGGCGGCCTATGCCGCCATCGCCCTGGAGAACGCCCATGCCTACCAGCGCCTCTCGGCCCTGCAGCGCCAGCTATTGGCCCAGGAAAAGCTGGCCGCCCTGGGCTCCCTGGTGGCCGGCGTGGCCCACGAGCTCAACACCCCCATTGGCAACAGCCTGCTGGCGGCCGGCACCCTGCTGGGCGCCACCCGCCAGCTGGCGCAGCGCGTGGAGGGCGGCACGCCGCTGCGCCGCAGCGATCTGCAGAACTACGCCCGCGACTCGCTCAGCGGCCTGGAGCTGATCGAGCGCAGCATGCACAGCGCCGCCGGCCTGGTGGACAACTTCAAGCAGGTGGCCCAGGACCGCGACTCCCAGCAGCGCCGCGAGTTCGCCCTGGCCGAGCTGGTCGCGCAGGGCCTGCGCAGCCAGGCCGCCCAGGCCGCGCGCGCCGGCCATGAGCTGCGCCTGGAGATCGATGCGGGCCTGCGCCTGGACAGCTATCCCGGACCGCTGGGCCAGGCCCTGGAGATCCTGGTGGGCAATGCCCTGCTGCATGGGCTGGAGGCGGGCCGGCCCGGCGTGGTGAGCGTGGTGGCAGCGCCCCTGGATGCCCAGCACTGCCGGCTGGAGGTGCGCGACAACGGCCGCGGCATGAGCGAGGCGGTGCTGGAGCGCATCTTCGACCCCTTCTTCTCCACCCGCTTCGGCCAGGGGGGCAACGGCCTGGGCCTGGCCATCTGCCACACCATCGTGCATGCCGTGCTGGGCGGTGAGATCCATGCCCACAGCAGCCCCGGACGGGGCAGCCGTTTCATCCTGGAGCTGCCGCTGCGCGCGCCCTGA
- a CDS encoding glyoxylate/hydroxypyruvate reductase A, producing the protein MSILLSGRWSAAERDQWLALLGAALPEERWVLAPEPEVEIAVVANPAPGALQGLPRLGFIQSLWAGVEKLLADETLPTGIPLARMVDPAMNEAMPQTALWAVLGLHRGFFQVQAQQRRREWRQPAQPRAAEWRVLVLGLGELGGRVAQGLAAQGYAVSGYSRSPADLAGVRCLHGGLEVLDAALAEADTVINLLPLTETTRGLFDAARFARFKPGAGFVNLARGAHVQEADLLAALAQGRPGHAVLDVFQLEPLPPEHAFWDHEQITVLPHTAAQTDARSAAALVAANVRAWRAGSPPAHGVKRERGY; encoded by the coding sequence ATGAGCATTCTGCTGAGCGGGCGCTGGTCTGCCGCCGAGCGCGATCAGTGGCTGGCCCTGCTCGGCGCCGCCCTGCCCGAGGAGCGCTGGGTGCTGGCGCCCGAGCCCGAGGTGGAGATCGCCGTGGTGGCCAACCCCGCGCCGGGCGCCCTGCAGGGCCTGCCGCGCCTGGGCTTCATCCAGTCGCTCTGGGCCGGGGTGGAGAAGCTGCTGGCGGACGAGACCCTGCCGACTGGCATTCCCCTGGCGCGCATGGTGGACCCGGCCATGAACGAGGCCATGCCCCAGACGGCGCTCTGGGCCGTGCTGGGCCTGCACCGCGGCTTCTTCCAGGTGCAGGCGCAGCAGCGCCGCCGTGAGTGGCGCCAGCCGGCCCAGCCGCGCGCCGCCGAGTGGCGGGTGCTGGTGCTGGGCCTGGGCGAGCTGGGCGGCCGCGTGGCCCAGGGGCTGGCGGCCCAGGGCTATGCGGTGAGTGGCTACAGCCGCAGCCCGGCCGATCTGGCCGGCGTGCGCTGCCTGCACGGCGGCCTGGAGGTGCTGGACGCGGCCCTGGCCGAGGCCGACACCGTGATCAATCTGCTGCCCCTGACCGAGACCACGCGCGGGCTCTTCGACGCGGCGCGCTTTGCCCGCTTCAAGCCCGGGGCCGGTTTCGTGAACCTGGCGCGCGGCGCCCATGTGCAGGAGGCCGATCTGCTGGCCGCCCTGGCCCAGGGCCGGCCGGGCCACGCGGTGCTGGACGTGTTCCAGCTCGAGCCCCTGCCGCCCGAGCATGCCTTCTGGGACCATGAGCAGATCACCGTGCTGCCGCACACCGCGGCCCAGACCGATGCGCGCAGCGCCGCCGCCCTGGTGGCCGCCAATGTGCGGGCCTGGCGCGCCGGAAGCCCCCCGGCCCATGGGGTCAAGCGGGAGCGCGGTTACTGA
- a CDS encoding CinA family protein, producing the protein MLFPEEHELIDRIAVALIQRRERMGTAESCTGGMIAAACTSLSGSSQWFERGVVSYSNQAKTELLGVPPALIDLHGAVSGEVALHMARGLLAHAPLDWALAVTGVAGPSGGSAEKPVGTVWLALAHGCEPPKVWQEHFPGDRHAVRIATLRSGLMALCEALEDKEA; encoded by the coding sequence ATGCTGTTTCCCGAAGAACATGAGCTGATCGACCGCATCGCGGTCGCCCTGATCCAGCGCCGCGAGCGCATGGGCACGGCGGAGAGCTGCACCGGCGGCATGATCGCCGCGGCCTGCACCAGCCTCTCGGGCTCCAGCCAGTGGTTCGAGCGCGGCGTGGTGAGCTACAGCAACCAGGCCAAGACCGAGCTGTTGGGCGTGCCGCCGGCCCTGATTGATCTGCATGGCGCGGTCAGCGGCGAGGTGGCCCTGCATATGGCGCGCGGCCTGCTGGCCCATGCGCCGCTGGACTGGGCCCTGGCCGTCACCGGCGTGGCCGGCCCCAGCGGCGGCAGCGCCGAGAAGCCGGTGGGCACGGTCTGGCTGGCCCTGGCTCATGGCTGCGAGCCGCCCAAGGTCTGGCAGGAGCATTTCCCCGGTGACCGCCATGCGGTGCGCATCGCCACCCTGCGCTCGGGCCTGATGGCCTTGTGCGAGGCCCTGGAAGACAAGGAAGCCTGA
- a CDS encoding phosphatidylglycerophosphatase A yields MSSSSTDTDRPAVEAQAGELEQDLAPRRATAGFMLRHPAHWIALGFGSGLAPKAPGTVGTLWAWAAFLVLDLWLSDAQWGWLIGGGTLVGWWACTVTARHLRTPDPGAIVWDEVLAFWAVLWLVMPAGFWGQAVAFALFRFFDAAKPGPVRWADGLFKGERGRTVGWAQGFGILFDDFVAAGCTLLVIALWRSLVG; encoded by the coding sequence ATGAGCAGCAGCAGCACGGACACCGACAGGCCGGCCGTCGAAGCGCAGGCCGGTGAGCTCGAGCAAGACCTGGCCCCGCGCCGCGCCACGGCCGGCTTCATGCTGCGCCATCCGGCGCACTGGATCGCCCTGGGTTTTGGCAGCGGCCTGGCGCCCAAGGCGCCGGGCACGGTGGGCACGCTCTGGGCCTGGGCGGCCTTTCTGGTGCTGGATCTCTGGCTCAGCGATGCGCAGTGGGGCTGGCTGATCGGCGGCGGCACCCTGGTCGGCTGGTGGGCCTGCACCGTGACGGCGCGCCATCTGCGCACGCCCGACCCGGGCGCCATCGTCTGGGACGAGGTGCTGGCCTTCTGGGCGGTGCTGTGGCTGGTCATGCCCGCGGGCTTCTGGGGCCAGGCCGTGGCCTTTGCCCTGTTCCGCTTCTTCGACGCCGCCAAGCCGGGCCCGGTGCGCTGGGCCGACGGCCTGTTCAAAGGCGAGCGCGGCCGGACCGTGGGCTGGGCCCAGGGCTTCGGCATCCTCTTCGACGATTTCGTGGCGGCCGGATGTACGCTTCTGGTCATCGCCTTGTGGCGCAGTCTTGTGGGGTGA
- the thiL gene encoding thiamine-phosphate kinase — MGEFELIQRFFQSRSQAPAAAVPVGIGDDCAVLSATPGAQWLVSSDMLVEGRHFLSTVAPERLGHKALAVNLSDLAACGATPRAFTLALALPRADAAWLEGFANGLLALAQAHGIALVGGDTTAGPLNICITVMGEAPAGQALLRSGARAGDDLYVSGSLGDARLALEAFRGSVSLSGEDFETARRAMECPQPRVVLGQALRGLAHSAIDVSDGFVGDLGHVLARSGLGATVQADALPRGPALARQAPELQRLCTLSGGDDYELIFSAPPAARAAVQAASAASATPVTCVGRLEAEPGLRLLDAQGQPIAWRVASFDHFKA, encoded by the coding sequence ATGGGTGAATTCGAGCTGATCCAGCGTTTTTTCCAGAGCCGCAGCCAGGCGCCGGCCGCGGCGGTGCCGGTGGGCATCGGCGACGACTGTGCGGTGCTCAGCGCCACGCCGGGCGCGCAGTGGCTGGTGTCCAGCGATATGCTGGTCGAGGGCCGGCACTTCCTGTCCACCGTGGCGCCCGAGCGCCTGGGCCACAAGGCCCTGGCGGTGAATCTCTCGGACCTGGCCGCCTGCGGCGCCACGCCGCGCGCCTTCACCCTGGCCCTGGCCCTGCCGCGCGCCGACGCGGCCTGGCTGGAGGGTTTTGCCAACGGCCTGCTGGCCCTGGCCCAGGCCCATGGCATCGCCCTGGTGGGTGGTGACACCACGGCCGGCCCGCTGAACATCTGCATCACCGTGATGGGCGAGGCCCCGGCCGGCCAGGCCCTGCTGCGCAGCGGCGCGCGGGCGGGCGACGATCTCTATGTCTCGGGCAGCCTGGGCGATGCACGCCTGGCCCTGGAGGCCTTCCGCGGCAGCGTCTCGCTCAGTGGCGAGGACTTCGAGACCGCCCGTCGCGCCATGGAATGCCCCCAGCCCCGCGTGGTCCTGGGCCAGGCCTTGCGCGGCCTGGCGCACAGCGCCATCGATGTGTCGGACGGTTTTGTGGGCGATCTGGGCCATGTGCTGGCGCGCTCCGGCCTGGGCGCCACGGTGCAGGCCGATGCCCTGCCACGCGGTCCGGCCCTGGCGCGCCAGGCACCGGAACTGCAGCGCCTGTGCACCCTCTCCGGCGGCGATGACTACGAGCTCATCTTCAGCGCCCCGCCCGCGGCCCGCGCCGCGGTGCAGGCGGCCAGCGCGGCCAGCGCCACGCCGGTCACGTGCGTGGGCCGGCTGGAGGCCGAGCCGGGCCTGCGCCTGCTCGATGCCCAGGGCCAGCCCATAGCCTGGCGCGTGGCCTCCTTCGACCATTTCAAGGCCTGA
- a CDS encoding GFA family protein encodes MTSRTGRCLCGSVSFTLSSEPIASRVCWCRDCQHLAANGTVSLLVAAEGLSVSGELAEHSTTADSGSEVTRQFCPRCGTHLFARSSLRPQFRAVRLGNLDEPSSVRPSANVWADSAPAWACLDPALERVARQAQPAAPRPA; translated from the coding sequence ATGACATCAAGAACCGGTCGCTGCCTCTGCGGCAGCGTGAGCTTCACCCTCAGCAGCGAACCCATCGCCTCGCGCGTCTGCTGGTGTCGCGACTGCCAGCATCTGGCGGCCAACGGCACCGTCAGCCTGCTGGTGGCGGCCGAGGGCCTGAGCGTGAGCGGCGAGCTGGCCGAGCACAGCACCACCGCCGACAGCGGCAGCGAGGTCACGCGCCAGTTCTGCCCGCGCTGCGGCACGCATCTCTTCGCGCGCTCCTCGCTGCGGCCGCAGTTCCGCGCCGTGCGCCTGGGCAATCTGGACGAGCCCTCGTCCGTGCGCCCCAGCGCCAATGTCTGGGCCGACAGCGCGCCGGCCTGGGCCTGCCTGGATCCCGCGCTGGAGCGCGTGGCGCGCCAGGCCCAGCCCGCCGCGCCGCGCCCGGCCTGA